From the Clostridiales bacterium FE2011 genome, one window contains:
- a CDS encoding MarR family transcriptional regulator, with amino-acid sequence MNYDEAMGMGKVEFGQMPPQAFLLGLLSAFDNRYQASADSFMKEITWKQFFAIICVKLCKEPPTLNDLAEIMGSSHQNVKQILLKLERKGFVSMTTDGKDRRKQRVVLTDYCRQFCEKNDAPSQAIIGRIFEGIDEDKLKTTIETIMTMERNVSKL; translated from the coding sequence ATGAATTATGATGAAGCGATGGGCATGGGCAAGGTGGAGTTCGGGCAGATGCCGCCGCAGGCGTTCCTGCTGGGTCTCCTGAGCGCCTTTGATAACCGGTACCAGGCTTCCGCGGACAGCTTTATGAAGGAGATCACCTGGAAACAGTTCTTTGCCATCATCTGCGTCAAGCTGTGTAAAGAGCCGCCCACGCTGAACGATCTGGCGGAGATCATGGGCAGCTCCCACCAGAACGTGAAGCAGATCCTGCTGAAGCTGGAGCGCAAGGGCTTTGTCTCCATGACAACGGACGGAAAGGACCGGCGGAAGCAGCGGGTTGTGCTGACGGATTATTGCCGGCAGTTCTGTGAGAAAAACGACGCGCCCAGCCAGGCAATCATCGGCCGCATCTTTGAAGGCATTGATGAAGACAAGCTGAAGACCACTATAGAGACCATCATGACCATGGAAAGGAATGTGAGCAAGCTATGA
- a CDS encoding helix-turn-helix transcriptional regulator — protein MFAEKIRELRQSRNLSEAALDEIFGLMRGTVSNWEHGFSVPDEELIDDIADYFKVKRSELIGA, from the coding sequence ATGTTTGCCGAGAAGATCAGGGAATTAAGGCAGTCCCGCAATTTGAGTGAAGCTGCGCTGGATGAAATCTTCGGTCTGATGCGCGGCACCGTGTCCAACTGGGAACACGGGTTTTCTGTTCCGGATGAGGAGCTGATTGACGACATTGCCGACTACTTCAAGGTCAAGCGGTCCGAGCTGATCGGCGCCTGA
- a CDS encoding cysteine hydrolase has translation MTRGTKAFSVFLCALLTVVFCFACTGGLAEQAGGDLLLVIDMQNAYTAEGPWTCPNMARATEQIIALIESGRFSEVIFTRFDAPQDPVGTWKDYNVINREVNEDVWMNEMVPELAPYLTQYPVFSKSTYSSMTVPEIREAAEQCTARGGSVVLTGVVSECCVLSTAFEAIDLGCPVVYITDACAGCSDDLEAAVVSVLAGLDYVQTTILDSAAYLEKAAE, from the coding sequence ATGACCAGAGGGACAAAAGCATTCAGTGTTTTCCTTTGCGCACTGTTGACGGTTGTTTTTTGCTTTGCCTGCACGGGGGGACTGGCGGAGCAGGCCGGCGGTGATCTGCTGCTGGTGATTGACATGCAGAACGCCTATACGGCGGAAGGCCCCTGGACCTGCCCCAATATGGCCCGTGCAACGGAACAGATCATTGCCCTGATTGAATCCGGCCGGTTTTCGGAGGTCATTTTTACCCGTTTTGACGCGCCGCAGGATCCTGTCGGCACATGGAAGGACTATAACGTCATCAACCGGGAGGTCAATGAGGACGTATGGATGAATGAGATGGTTCCTGAACTGGCACCATACCTTACACAGTATCCCGTCTTCTCCAAGTCCACATATTCGTCCATGACTGTTCCGGAAATCCGGGAGGCAGCGGAGCAGTGCACCGCGCGCGGCGGCTCCGTTGTGCTGACGGGCGTGGTCAGCGAGTGCTGCGTCCTGTCCACCGCCTTTGAGGCAATCGACCTGGGCTGCCCGGTGGTTTATATCACAGACGCCTGCGCCGGCTGCAGTGATGACCTGGAGGCGGCGGTTGTCAGTGTGCTGGCAGGACTGGATTATGTGCAGACCACGATCCTGGATAGTGCCGCATATCTGGAAAAGGCGGCGGAATAA
- a CDS encoding flavodoxin: protein MKTIVIYTSQTGFTKRYAEWIAERMNADILDLKEAKKKPDSFFGGYDAIVYGGWCMAGKVAKSTWFLGKAPGWKGKKLAVFAVGCSPDGTPEVAESLKQLLTDEQRQYIKAFYCQGGINYERMSFPYRMAMKMFANSLKNKKNATAKDKEMGEFIAQNHDLADIRFIEPIIAYLEA, encoded by the coding sequence ATGAAAACAATCGTGATTTACACTTCCCAGACGGGCTTTACGAAGCGCTATGCCGAATGGATCGCGGAAAGAATGAACGCGGACATCCTGGACCTGAAGGAGGCGAAGAAGAAGCCGGACAGCTTCTTTGGCGGATATGACGCCATCGTCTACGGTGGATGGTGCATGGCAGGGAAAGTGGCGAAGTCCACCTGGTTTCTGGGGAAGGCTCCCGGCTGGAAGGGGAAGAAACTGGCTGTTTTCGCTGTCGGCTGCAGCCCGGACGGTACTCCGGAGGTGGCTGAATCCCTGAAACAGCTGCTGACGGATGAACAGCGGCAGTATATCAAAGCGTTCTACTGCCAGGGCGGTATCAATTATGAGCGGATGAGCTTCCCTTACAGGATGGCCATGAAGATGTTCGCCAATTCCCTGAAGAATAAGAAGAACGCGACAGCCAAGGATAAGGAAATGGGAGAATTCATTGCGCAGAACCATGACCTGGCGGATATCCGGTTCATTGAACCGATTATCGCTTACCTGGAAGCATAA